The region ACTTCCGTGACACTTTCCGCATTCGTGCTGCTGGTCGGGTTGGTATTGCTGACGGTGGTGTTGTTGTCCGACCGGGTGCGGCTTTACTCCAAGCGTTTTGTCAGCCGCCATTTTCAACGGCCGATGTACGATTACCGCACGGTGTGGCGGCGCTTCACTGAATGCACGACGTCGCGAATGGACCAGATGGAACTGTGCCGCGCGACGGTGAAATTGGTGGCTGAAATTTTTCAACTGCTTTCCGTCAGCATCTGGCTCGTAGATGAAAAAAAGACAGACCTAATTTTCGCCGCTTCGACTTCACTTTCGGACAGCCACGGCGCGGAATTAACACCGCCGAGCATCGCGGCACTGGAAATCCTGACTGCGCTTCGAGACCATCCTGAGCCAATAGATATCAATGTTTCAAAAGAGACTTGGGCGGCGACCTTGCGGAACTGCCATCCCGATGAATTTCACAAGGGTGGGGGACGCATCTGCGTGCCAATGATCGTGGGCGGTGATGTGCTGGGCTTCATGACGCTCGGCGATCGCATCGGCGGGTTGCCGTTCATTCATCAGGACCTGGATTTGCTCAAATGCGTAGGCGATCAGGTCGCCGCGAGCCTGCGCAATCTGCAACTCTCTGGAAAATTATTGCAGGTGAAAGAACTGGAAGCGTTTCAAACCATGTCCGCTTTTTTCGTGCATGATTTGAAAAATACCGCTTCGACCCTTGGCCTGATGCTCAAGAATCTGCCGATTCATTTCAACGACCCGGCGTTTCGTGAAGACGCCTTGCGCGGCGTCGCCAAGACCGTCACGCATATTAATAATCTCATTAGCCGGTTAAGCCTCCTGCGGCACGGTTTGGAAATTCGCCGCGCCGAAGCCGATTTGAATGACGTCGTCAACAAGGCTCTCGCCGCGCACAAGGGCACAATCGAAGTGGAAGTGCTCAAAGACTTCCAGCCGCTGCCAAAAATTTCGATTGATCCCGAGCAGGTGAACAAGGTCATCACCAATCTCGTGCTCAACGCGACCGAGGCGGTCTCGAAGCAGGGCCAGGTGCGCATCCAGACCAGCCGTGTAAACGGTTGGGCGGTGCTCGCCGTGGCCGACAATGGCTGCGGCATGAGCCCGGAGTTTTTGAATCGCTCGCTCTTTCGTCCGTTTCAGACTACGAAGAAAGCCGGACTTGGTATTGGCATGTTTCAGAGCAAAATGATTATCGAAGCCCACGGTGGGCGGATCGAAGTGGAAAGCCAGCCCGGCAAAGGCACCACCTTTCGTGTGCTGCTGCCCATGAATTTAAAATAAATGAACCCAAAATTACTGATTGTTGACGACGACGAGGAAATCCGCACGCAGATGAAATGGGCGCTGGCGCAGGATTACGAAATCCTGCTGGCCCAGGACCGGCCGAGCGCGCTTGAGCAATTCCGCGCCGCGCATCCGGCAGTCGTGCTGCTTGATCTCGGCCTGCCTCCGCATCCCGGCAATCCCGAGGAAGGGCTCGCCACATTGTCCGAGTTGCTCGCGGCGGACGTGTCCACGAAGGTGGTCATCGTCAGCGGACAGGGTGAAAAAGAAAATGCGTTGCGGGCGATTGGTTCGGGTGCGTACGATTTTTTGGGCAAGCCGGTGGACGTCGAGGAATTGAAATTATTGCTTCGCCGCTGCTTTCACGTCGCGCATCTCGAAAAAGAGTATCGCGCCATGCAGCGCCTGATGCAGGGTTCGGGATTCGAGGGGATGATCGGCAACAGCACGCGGATGCAGAATGCTTTTGACTCGATCCGCAAAGTCGCCACGGCGGACGCGCCGGTGCTCATCCTCGGCGAGAGCGGCACGGGCAAGGAACTCGCGGCTCAGGCCATACATCGCAAGAGCAATCGCAAGGACGGCCCGTTCATCGCGATTAATTGCAGCGCGATTCCCGAAACGCTGCTCGAGAGCGAATTGTTCGGTCACGAGAAGGGCGCGTTCACCGGCGCAACCGGTCAAGTGAAGGGGCGCATTGAGACCGCGAATGGGGGCACGTTGTTCCTCGACGAAATTGGGGAAATCCCATTGCCGATCCAGGTGAAGCTGTTGCGCTTTCTTCAGCAGAAAACCATCGAGCGCGTTGGCGGCCGTGCCGAGATCACGATTGATGCGCGCGTCGTCGCGGCGACGAATGCGGATTTAAAAAAAGGCATGACCGACGGCACGTTTCGTGAGGATTTGTTTTATCGCCTCGCGGTCATCCAGATCGTGCTGCCGCCGTTGCGTTCGCGCGAAACGGACATTCAGCTTCTTGCGCAATCGTTCCTCCAGCGGTTCGCCGCGGTGAACAACAAGTCCGGCCTCGTGTTCGGGCAGGAAGCCCTGCGCGCGATCAACCAGCACAAGTGGCCGGGCAACGTGCGCGAATTGGAAAACCGCGTCCGCCGCGCTGTGATCATGGCTGAGGGCAAACGTCTCACCGTCGCTGATCTGGAATTGTCTGATGTGCTGACTGCGCCGCAGGCGTCCACGCTCAAGGATGCGCGCGAAGGTTTGGAACGAAATATGATCCAACAATCCTTGCGCAAACACGGCGGCAAGATCACGCCAGTGGCCGCCGAGTTGGGCATCAGCCGTCCGACGCTTTACGAGTTGATGGATAAACTGGGGATTGTGCGCGAGGCGAAAGAGGCTTCATAAATCCCAAGTGCTAGGCCAAGGCGCGTAATTATTATGACCGTTTGCGCAACTGGTGAAATAAGAGTGTAAATGCAGCGATGGCACCGAGCGCAGTTGTGGATGGCTCAGGTGTGAATGTTATGCCTTGGAACATTCCGGGGCCTACGAGCGACGGTGGAGATGGAGGAGGGTTATTGCCAATACCATTTGGATTGGCAGCGGTAATGCTAAAAACAGGTGCTGATGAAAGCAAAGTGGAAAATTGAAGGGCATTGGCTAACGTGGTTGCGGCGTTGTTCCAAGCCACAATATCAATCCATGCGTTCGCGCCCCCAGTAATACCGGTCAGTGAAATGATGTCGGGAGTTGCGGAAAACCCGCCGGGTATAGTTGAAATTGGCACGACACTTGTGCCTTGCCAATTACCCCCGGCGAATAAAACAGAAATGGGGGCAAGGCCACCAGTATTTGGTTGATAAAACAGTTCTACTTCGTAACCGGAATTTACCGGAACGGGTGATCCTGGGGTGAGTTGGATAAGACTTGAGCTGTCGTTATTATAATCAATGCGTCCCTGAGAATGAGCTTCCACACAAAACAACAGTGTTACTGCAATAAAGATTAGTGTTCTTATCCGCTCTTTCATTTTATTTGTTGGTGATTCCGCCTCTCCACAACAAAGGACTCGATTCCTTTTTTGTGTGCTGGAGGACATAAACAATTTTGAATTTCAAAGTCAATAATTAATAAAGTGCGATCCGCCAGGTTCGAATTTTCGGACCGCCAAAAATTATCCGCTTGCCGCCTACGATCTGGAATTGTCCGATGTGCTGACTGCGCCACAGGCGTCCACGCTCAAGGATGCGCGCGAAGGTTTGGAACGGAATATGATCCAACAATCCTTGCGCAAACACGGCGGTAAAATTACGCCAGTGGCGGCCGAGTAGGGCATCAGCCGCCCGACGCTTTATGAATTGATGGATAAATTGGGAATCGTGCGCGAGGCGAAGGAAGCATCGTAGGTCAAAGAATGTCTGTCTGCGGCGTAAAACAAACCTGCGGCATTGATTAATAGGCAGAGGCTGATTATTTGGTGGCTTTGCGAGTCATTCCAAAGAGAGCCACTGCACAAAGTCCCCCAAGTGCGAGTGTAGAGGGTTCAGGCGTGACGAACACCATGCCCTGAAAGCCCAAAACCAGACCGGTGAATTTATCCGGCCCGGAAGTAAGAGGGGGAACGGTTGGCGGTTCGGCCACTGGGTTTCCAGTGAGGATATTAAATACGGAAGAGAAAGCAAAAAGAGTTGAGGAAGCTTCTGCATTTGCAAGAGACTGCTGCCCGTTGTTCCACCCAACGATTTCAATCCACGCGTTGGCGCCCGGTGCCACGCCTGTCAAAGATTGAACTCCCCCCAAAAAGATTCCTGGGATCGGTGTGCCGACGTCGAGGACCTTGGTTCCCTGCCATGCTCCCAACGAAAGTGAGCCATCAATGGGGGTTGGGGCAGCGCCGCCATTGTTGGGTTGATAAAACATTTCCACCTCAAATCCGCCACCAGTGGGGGCAGGAACCAAACCCCTGCCCTGAGTGACTTGGACATAGGAATTTTCAGTATTGCCATAGGCAACATACCCTGAGGTGCCTTGGGCATGAAGATTAAGGGCAATTAGAAGACTGAGACTGGCTAATACGAAACTTTGTGTTTTCACGATTCATCCTTTCTTTAATTCGATAGGAAGACCCTCCATAAAAAGGAACTCTCCATGGTTTGTTCGAATGGACGCACATTAGCGAAATCCATTTACGAGGTCAATATTTTTTATGTTGTAATTTTTTTTGATGAAAGGGTCAAGGGATGTTTGCGACCGGTTTTCAACGACATTGTAATTTGTCCATTGCCCCCCTTGGTGGAAGTTGATTTAATCCGCGCGCAACTTTTTTTGGAATTTCGCGCGGCCACATTTGACGTTTGGAGGATTGGTCGCTACTGTGGAAGTAATTCCAGAAATCATGTCCGGACGTTGAAAGGCGATTGTGGCTGAGAAAGACGATTATTTAGTTGATATCCTGACGGACCTTGGGTTCGTCTCCCCCGACCAGGTGGCAACCCTTCGCGCCGAGGCGGCTTCCGCCGGCGTGGGTGTGGTGGACTTGATGCTGGCGAATAAACTTGTTCGCCCGGCGGACGTTGCCCAGGCCAAGGCCGCGCATTTCGGCGCTGAAGTCGTCAACCTCGCCGATCTCAAGCTTACCGATGATGTCATCGGCCTGATTCGCCGCGACATCGCCAAGAAATATCGCGCCGTTCCCATCGCGCAGCACGGCAGTACTATTACCGTCGCGGTCAGCGATCCTTCTGATCTGGATACGCTGGACACGCTGCATCATCTTTTACGCGCCGACATCGAATTGCGCGTGACCAGTGAGGAAGACCTTGAGAACGCGCTCAATAAATATTACGGCGGCAAGGCCCAGATATTGGATCCGCGCATGCAGCAAACGATTCAGGAAATCACTGAGTCGGAAGTCGCCGTGGCCGTTGAAAATGACACGGGCGCGGTGGTCGAGGCGGATGCCCCGCTTATCAAGCTCGTGAACAGCTTGATCGTGGAGGCTTTCAAATTGCGCGCTTCGGATATTCACCTGGAACCG is a window of Verrucomicrobiia bacterium DNA encoding:
- the prsK gene encoding XrtA/PEP-CTERM system histidine kinase PrsK, whose product is MTDASNAAILALIAAFIGGAMALGAASQARRSLSHWTFVVGMLLLAGESGFSCLGLFAGQNGNLAGVVHWQIWQDFFTSLLPGVWLFFSLIYARGNSREFLKYWRYTLIAALVLPAGLAVGLREGLLVAVQVKEKLTLGWSNAGMLLHLCVLLSSVLVLMNLERTFRATVGMMRWRIKFMVLGLGALFLARIYTSSQILLFHHLDPSLDGVNAGALLVGCFLILRSLMRSGHFDVNVYPSHSVIHNSLILLLGGVYLLVVGLLANIARLFGGNTSVTLSAFVLLVGLVLLTVVLLSDRVRLYSKRFVSRHFQRPMYDYRTVWRRFTECTTSRMDQMELCRATVKLVAEIFQLLSVSIWLVDEKKTDLIFAASTSLSDSHGAELTPPSIAALEILTALRDHPEPIDINVSKETWAATLRNCHPDEFHKGGGRICVPMIVGGDVLGFMTLGDRIGGLPFIHQDLDLLKCVGDQVAASLRNLQLSGKLLQVKELEAFQTMSAFFVHDLKNTASTLGLMLKNLPIHFNDPAFREDALRGVAKTVTHINNLISRLSLLRHGLEIRRAEADLNDVVNKALAAHKGTIEVEVLKDFQPLPKISIDPEQVNKVITNLVLNATEAVSKQGQVRIQTSRVNGWAVLAVADNGCGMSPEFLNRSLFRPFQTTKKAGLGIGMFQSKMIIEAHGGRIEVESQPGKGTTFRVLLPMNLK
- the prsR gene encoding PEP-CTERM-box response regulator transcription factor — its product is MNPKLLIVDDDEEIRTQMKWALAQDYEILLAQDRPSALEQFRAAHPAVVLLDLGLPPHPGNPEEGLATLSELLAADVSTKVVIVSGQGEKENALRAIGSGAYDFLGKPVDVEELKLLLRRCFHVAHLEKEYRAMQRLMQGSGFEGMIGNSTRMQNAFDSIRKVATADAPVLILGESGTGKELAAQAIHRKSNRKDGPFIAINCSAIPETLLESELFGHEKGAFTGATGQVKGRIETANGGTLFLDEIGEIPLPIQVKLLRFLQQKTIERVGGRAEITIDARVVAATNADLKKGMTDGTFREDLFYRLAVIQIVLPPLRSRETDIQLLAQSFLQRFAAVNNKSGLVFGQEALRAINQHKWPGNVRELENRVRRAVIMAEGKRLTVADLELSDVLTAPQASTLKDAREGLERNMIQQSLRKHGGKITPVAAELGISRPTLYELMDKLGIVREAKEAS